From the Penicillium oxalicum strain HP7-1 chromosome V, whole genome shotgun sequence genome, one window contains:
- a CDS encoding putative proteasome subunit beta type-7: MDQCNDGTRRQSEIGDAESARAPASARLPVKLSRSRRIVIAEPQHLLRFFDRLSYFSSSTGFNSFINTDFTMDHFPGTWGRPRNDVYGAYDPSYLQTTGPKTHTTSPAVTGTSVVGVVFNGGVAIATDNLASYGSLARFTDTKRLRVFGEQAVVGFGGDVSDMQYIDRLLESMDIRENYSSHGNTLNAKNLHTYLAKVFYKRRSEFNPLWNHVLVAGFDGEGKPFLSSADLLGTTFSAPHLATGFGAHLAVPILRRLFPEEKPVEEITQEEAVDALKQCMKVLFYRDARSTDKYSIAVITKDKIDLKEDEQLESQSWAFAERIKGYGRQTV; the protein is encoded by the exons ATGGATCAGTGCAATGATGGGACTCGACGGCAGTCGGAAATCGGAGACGCTGAGTCAGCGAGAGCTCCCGCGTCAGCTCGCCTGCCTGTTAAGCTATCCAGGTCCCGGCGAATCGTCATTGCTGAACCTCAACATCTGCTGCGCTTCTTTGACCGTCTTTCGTATTTCTCATCGTCGACCGGTTTCAATTCCTTCATCAACACTGACTTTACAATGGATCACTTCCCAGGAACCTGGGGCCGA CCCCGAAACGATGTCTACGGAGCCTACGACCCATCATATCTCCAGACTACTGGGCCCAAGACACATACCACTTCCCCTGCCGTGACTGGTACATCAGTGGTGGGTGTGGTGTTCAACGGAGGTGTCGCTATAGCCACCGATAACTTGG CTTCATACGGTTCTTTGGCCCGATTCACGGACACAAAGCGGCTACGTGTGTTTGGCGAACAGGCCGTCGtcggcttcggcggcgaCGTGTCCGACATGCAATACATTGATCGTCTCCTTGAATCGATGGACATTCGCGAGAACTACTCCTCTCACGGCAACACGCTCAACGCCAAAAACCTGCACACCTACCTCGCAAAGGTTTTCTACAAACGTCGATCGGAGTTCAACCCCCTCTGGAACCACGTGCTGGTTGCCGGCTTCGACGGCGAGGGCAAGCCATTCCTCAGCTCTGCAGACCTGCTCGGCACCACGTTCTCTGCGCCTCACCTGGCGACCGGTTTCGGTGCTCATTTGGCGGTTCCTATCCTCCGTCGGCTGTTCCCCGAGGAGAAGCCCGTGGAGGAGATTACCCAGGAAGAGGCGGTGGACGCACTTAAGCAGTGCATGAAGGTCCTCTTCTACCGGGATGCCCGGAGTACGGACAAGTACTCGATAGCCGTTATCACGAAGGACAAGATTGATTTGAAGGAGGACGAACAGTTGGAGAGTCAGAGCTGGGCCTTTGCCGAGAGAATCAAGGGTTACGGGCGTCAGACGGTCTAG
- a CDS encoding Fumarylacetoacetate hydrolase domain-containing protein translates to MASFSRLIRFLAKDGHVYYGDALLPSGITDIGKAAQARVIHGDIFGQHRVTDQVADVRMLLSPLARKDIGTVRCLGLNYEQHAKESNLPIPKYPVLFYKPVTAIAGPLDDIPVAPIAQEGEGLDYECELVIVIGKEARNVAESSALDYVLGYAVGNDVSHRDWQIKRGGGQWGLGKGFDGWAPFGPGIVSSKLIRDPNALHIGTKLNGKVVQSSSTKDMIFDVAKTIAFLSQGTTLLPGDLIFTGTPEGVGMGRKPAVWLKDGDQVEISLEGVGSISNRVVFDKSTPKL, encoded by the exons ATGGCTTCGTTTTCG CGCCTCATCCGCTTCCTCGCCAAGGATGGCCATGTCTACTATGGCGACGCCCTTCTACCCAGCGGCATCACCGACATCGGCAAAGCAGCTCAAGCCCGCGTCATCCACGGCGACATCTTCGGCCAGCACCGAGTGACCGACCAAGTTGCCGACGTGCGCATGCTCCTCTCGCCGCTCGCGCGCAAGGACATCGGCACCGTCCGCTGTCTCGGCCTCAATTACGAGCAGCATGCCAAGGAATCCAACCTCCCCATCCCCAAGTACCCCGTGCTCTTCTACAAGCCCGTCACGGCCATCGCGGGACCCCTGGACGACATCCCCGTTGCACCGATCGCCCAGGAAGGCGAAGGGCTGGACTACGAGTGCGAGTTGGTCATCGTGATCGGCAAAGAGGCGCGCAATGTCGCTGAGAGTTCCGCGTTGGACTACGTGCTGGGCTATGCGGTAGGTAATGATGTTTCGCACCGGGATTGGCAGATCAAGCGCGGTGGAGGCCAATGGGGGTTGGGCAAGGGATTTGATGGCTGGGCACCGTTTGGGCCGGGAATCGTGTCGTCGAAGCTGATTCGCGATCCGAATGCGTTGCATATTGGGACCAAGTTGAATGGCAAGGTGGTGCAGTCGTCCTCGACGAAGGATATGATTTTCGACGTCGCCAAGACGATTGCCTTTTTGTCGCAGGGGACGACTTTGCTGCCGGGGGACCTGATCTTTACTGGAAC TCCGGAAGGGGTGGGCATGGGTCGAAAGCCTGCGGTGTGGCTTAAGGATGGTGACCAAGTAGAAATCTCTTTGGAGGGCGTGGGGTCCATCAGTAACCGGGTAGTTTTTGACAAGTCTACGCCCAAGCTCTGA
- a CDS encoding 30 kDa heat shock protein — MAFFSCGSDFTPLFRLLDDYETHRSQAAPVTPASSKSKSTGSTLQSTSDSTRSSPARRFFFTPAFDVRELNDAYYLDGELPGVDQSNVEIEFTEPQTLVVKGHVERNYSSTAPASTEAEVNESDKHDTPSSSRASSPHRWHQPTVEDDDEDMDGNHSDARSTTSHHSTTMTPAATVQKKTNEPSRAVVKATHNKDSSSSSQVKYHYWAAERSIGEFQRTFTFPVRVDQDAVRASLKNGILSIIVPKEAAPKMKKIRIY, encoded by the coding sequence atggccttcttctcctgcgGCTCCGACTTCACTCCACTTTTCCGGCTGCTGGACGACTACGAGACCCACCGGTCCCAAGCTGCACCAGTCACACCCGCTTCTTCCAAGAGTAAATCCACCGGATCTACACTTCAGTCCACCTCCGATTCCACACGCTCATCTCCCGCtcgtcgcttcttcttcacgcCTGCCTTTGATGTGCGTGAGCTGAATGATGCCTACTACCTGGATGGCGAGTTGCCTGGAGTGGACCAGAGCAATGTCGAGATTGAATTCACAGAGCCCCAAACCCTGGTGGTGAAGGGTCACGTCGAGCGCAACTACTCTTCCACTGCTCCTGCCTCGACCGAGGCTGAAGTCAACGAGAGCGACAAGCACGACACTCCCAGCTCCAgccgagcttcttctcctcaccGCTGGCATCAACCCACcgttgaagatgacgacgaggacatggACGGGAACCACTCCGACGCTCGATCCACCACGAGCCACCACTCTACCACCATGACTCCCGCGGCGACGGtgcagaagaagacgaatGAGCCTTCCCGTGCGGTGGTCAAGGCCACCCACAACAAGgactcatcttcctcgtcccaGGTCAAGTACCACTACTGGGCCGCAGAGCGATCAATTGGTGAATTCCAACGCACCTTTACCTTCCCTGTCCGCGTGGACCAGGATGCCGTGCGCGCTTCCTTGAAGAATGGTATCTTGTCCATCATTGTGCCAAAGGAAGCGGCacccaagatgaagaagattcgCATTTATTAG
- a CDS encoding U1 small nuclear ribonucleoprotein A, whose protein sequence is MASKTAASRPDLKATGHPNQTLYCTNLPDKINKHDLRTSLYSLFATYGTVLDVVAMKTNKMRGQAHIVFKDIQASTQAMRALQGFNFFGKEMKIVYAKGSSDILAKLRGTYNPPALGAAPTGASTDLQKSIFNGPPGAIPSRPAAETNGEAHGTKRPREDESDEGEAPMEEDSDVSMDASSDED, encoded by the exons ATGGCTTCCAAGACCGCCGCTTCCCGGCCTGACCTCAAGGCTACAGGTCATCCCAATCAAAC GCTGTACTGCACCAACCTTCCTGACAAGATCAATAAGCATGACCTTCGCACCTCGCTTTATTCCCTGTTCGCCACATATGGGACGGTCCTCGACGTCGTGGCCATGAAGACGAACAAGATGCGTGGTCAGGCTCATATTGTCTTCAAGGATATTCAAGCCAGCACACAAGCAATGCGTGCTCTACAAGGTTTCAATTTCTTTGGAAAGGAAATG AAAATCGTCTATGCCAAGGGCTCCTCCGACATTCTGGCCAAGCTACGGGGCACATACAACCCCCCGGCTCTCGGGGCTGCACCCACCGGCGCCTCGACTGATCTCCAAAAGTCAATCTTCAATGGCCCTCCGGGTGCGATTCCCTCTCGACCTGCAGCGGAGACGAACGGAGAGGCTCACGGCACCAAGCGGCCTCGCGAGGATGAGAGCGATGAAGGGGAGGCGCCCATGGAAGAGGACAGTGACGTGTCTATGGACGCATCTTCCGACGAAGATTAA
- a CDS encoding Actin-related protein 2/3 complex subunit 1, with protein sequence MATPQVHHLFHAPIADHSFSSDRQTLAVARDNNVELYQSSGSKFTLSDELKGHDKTVTSVDIAPNSGHIVTCSQDRNAYVWEKTASGWKPTLVLLRINRAATFVRWSPSEQKFAVGSGARVIAVCYFEEENDWWISKHLKKPIRSTITTLAWHPNSVLLAAGSTDSHARVFSSFIKGIDQRPEPSAWGERLPFNTICGEFLNDTAGWIHGVSFSPSASRAMLNISTRLLPLNSLIWNGENEIIAAGHDCEPFRFQGDENGWQLTGSLEKQGGTGATGAREESALNMFRQMDLKGQSSVDTKLKSTHQNTVNTIRVFEESNGQVSSFSTSGVDGRVVIWST encoded by the exons ATGGCTACTCCTCAAGTGCACCACCTGTTCCACGCCCCAATTGCCGACCACTCCTTCTCATCGGACCGCCAGACCCTCGCCGTCGCCCGCGACAACAATGTGGAGCTGTACCAATCGTCAGGCAGCAAGTTCACCTTGAGCGACGAGTTGAAGGGCCACGACAAGACTGTCACTAGTGTCGACATTGCGCCCAACAGCGGTCATATCGTCACTTGCTCGCAAG ACCGTAACGCCTACGTCTGGGAAAAGACCGCTTCTGGCTGGAAGCCCACGCTCGTTCTTCTCCGAATCAACCGTGCCGCAACCTTTGTGCGTTGGTCGCCCTCGGAGCAGAAATTCGCCGTCGGCTCCGGAGCCCGCGTGATCGCGGTCTGCTACTTCGAAGAGGAAAACGACTGGTGGATCTCGAAGCATCTGAAGAAGCCGATCCGCAGTACCATCACCACTCTTGCCTGGCACCCGAACTCGGTTCTTCTGGCTGCCGGATCCACCGACTCTCACGCTCGTGTTTTCTCCAGCTTCATCAAGGGTATCGATCAGCGCCCGGAGCCCAGCGCCTGGGGTGAGCGTCTCCCGTTCAATACCATTTGTGGAGAATTCCTCAACGATACCGCTGGCTGGATCCACGgtgtctctttctcccccagCG CCTCCCGCGCGATGCTCAACATCTCTACCCGTCTGCTGCCACTCAACAGCCTGATCTGGAACGGCGAAAATGAAATCATTGCTGCTGGACAC GACTGCGAGCCCTTCCGCTTCCAAGGTGACGAGAATGGCTGGCAGCTGACTGGCTCCTTGGAGAAGCAGGGTGGTACCGGAGCCACCGGTGCCCGCGAGGAGTCTGCCTTGAACATGTTCCGTCAAATGGATCTCAAGGGTCAAAGCTCCGTAGACACCAAGCTCAAGTCCACTCACCAGAACACTGTGAACACTATTCGTGTCTTTGAAGAATCCAACGGACAAGTCAGCTCTTTCAGCA CCAGCGGTGTTGATGGACGCGTTGTCATCTGGTCTACTTAG
- a CDS encoding Mitogen-activated protein kinase HOG1 codes for MRWRSGPTLTRAHNISACSDLLAKEGVAVKKIPRPFQSTIEAKRTIREVKLLRSLSHDNIISLRDIFVSPLDDIYLVTELLATDLAHIIRAKPMENQFVQYFFYQIMRALKYIHSAGVVHRDLKPSNILIDNNCDLKICDFGLARTVDRKMTGYVTTRFYRAPETMLTWQKYNVEIDMWSAGCILAEMIEGSPLFPGRNHTDQFLIIADLLGSIPSEVIKTICSKSADAVLKTSDFVTGLPERAKVPLQKKIKQAFPDALDMLDKLLVWDPERRIKADAALSHPYLSSYHDPADEPVADVPFDWASLDVDHSLETWKTLVYYEILDHFGGASAT; via the exons ATGCGATGGAGAAGTGGACCAACTCTGACGCGGGCGCATAATATCAGTGCCTGCAGCGATCTCCTGGCCAAAGAAGGAGTCGCCGTCAAGAAAATCCCCCGACCGTTCCAATCCACAATCGAAGCGAAGAGGACTATCCGAGAGGTGAAGCTTTTGCGGAGTCTTTCACATGATAAT ATCATCTCCCTGCGAGACATTTTCGTCTCGCCGCTGGACGACAT ATATCTGGTCACGGAGCTTCTCGCAACGGATCTTGCCCATATCATCCGGGCGAAACCGATGGAAAACCAATTCGTCCAGTACTTTTTTTATCAAATCATG CGTGCTCTGAAGTACATTCATTCCGCAGGCGTGGTGCACCGGGATCTCAAGCCCAGTAATATTTTGATTGATAATAATTGTGATCTCAAAATCTGCGACTTCGGTCTCGCCCGGACGGTGGACCGCAAAATGACTGGTTATGTCACGACGAGATTCTACCGCGCCCCGGAGACTATGCTCACATGGCAAAAGTACAACGTTGAGATCGACATGTGGAGTGCTGGGTGCATTTTGGCCGAGATGATTGAAGGatcccctctcttccccggCCGTAATCACACGGATCAATTTCTAATCATCGCGGACCTTCTGGGCTCAATCCCGTCGGAGGTGATCAAGACCATCTGTTCCAAGAGC GCTGACGCGGTACTCAAGACGTCCGATTTTGTTACTGGACTGCCCGAGCGCGCCAAAGTTCCCTtgcaaaagaaaatcaagcaaGCTTTTCCTGATG CCCTAGACATGCTGGACAAGCTGCTGGTCTGGGATCCAGAGAGACGAATCAAAGCCGATGCAGCTTTGTCACATCCGTACCTCAGTTCCTACCACGATCCAGCAGATGAGCCTGTGGCCGATGTCCCGTTTGATTGGGCGAGCTTGGATGTGGACCACTCACTCGAAACTTGGAAGACCTTGGT ATACTACGAAATCTTGGACCATTTCGGCGGTGCCAGTGCGACTTGA